One genomic window of Pseudomonas chlororaphis subsp. piscium includes the following:
- a CDS encoding DUF3077 domain-containing protein has translation MSQTNPPAPCELKTIGLTPFIYRSDQPLFHVSAGVPIGDALAQASDLLFLAKALAEDAAYTKDTDRHAWAAHYLTAMSKAVIDDVVQVLTP, from the coding sequence ATGTCCCAAACAAATCCGCCTGCACCTTGTGAACTGAAAACCATCGGCCTCACCCCTTTCATCTACCGCTCAGACCAGCCGCTGTTTCACGTCAGCGCCGGCGTCCCCATTGGCGACGCCCTGGCCCAAGCCTCCGACCTGTTGTTCCTCGCCAAGGCACTTGCCGAGGATGCCGCCTACACCAAAGACACCGACCGCCACGCCTGGGCCGCGCATTACCTGACGGCCATGAGCAAGGCGGTGATTGACGATGTAGTGCAGGTACTGACCCCGTAG
- a CDS encoding potassium transporter Kup — MGQASSQAVGGEHSRARPLGMLVAAVGVVYGDIGTSPLYTLKEVFAGHYGVPVNHDGVFGILALIFWSLIWVVSIKYVLFILRADNQGEGGIMALTALARRASTPYPRLRMVLVILGLIGAALFYGDSMITPAISVLSAVEGLEIAFDGLEHWVVPLALIVLVALFLIQKHGTDRIGKLFGPVMVLWFVTLGGLGVYGIAQHPEVLQALNPVWGVRFFIVHPGMGVAILGAVVLALTGAEALYADMGHFGRKPIARAWFALVLPALVLNYFGQGALLLENPEAARNPFYLLAPSWALIPLVVLATLATVIASQAVISGAFSLTRQAIQLGYIPRMYIQHTSSAEQGQIYIGAVNWALMVGVILLVLGFESSGALASAYGVAVTGTMLITSILVSAVMLLLWKWSPVLTVPILVGFLLVDGLFFAANVPKIFQGGAFPVLAGIVLFALMTTWKRGKELLMERLGEGALPLPIFINSIRVQPPHRVQGTAVFLTARSDAVPHALLHNLLHNQVLHEQVVLLTVVYEDIPRVPTQRRFEVDSYGEGFFRVILHFGFTDEPDVPEALKLCHLDELDFSPMRTTYFLSRETVITSKIVGMARWRETLFAFMLKNANGNLRFFKLPVNRVIELGTQIEM; from the coding sequence ATGGGTCAGGCAAGTAGTCAGGCGGTGGGCGGCGAGCATTCCAGGGCCAGGCCCCTGGGGATGCTGGTGGCGGCGGTCGGGGTGGTTTATGGCGACATCGGGACCAGCCCGCTTTATACCTTGAAGGAGGTATTCGCGGGGCATTACGGGGTTCCAGTCAACCACGACGGTGTATTCGGCATTCTTGCATTGATCTTCTGGTCGCTGATCTGGGTGGTCTCGATCAAATACGTGTTGTTCATCCTGCGGGCCGACAACCAGGGCGAGGGCGGCATCATGGCCTTGACCGCCCTGGCCCGGCGGGCGTCGACGCCCTATCCGAGGCTGCGGATGGTCCTGGTCATCCTGGGCCTGATCGGCGCGGCCTTGTTCTATGGCGACAGCATGATCACCCCGGCGATTTCCGTATTGTCGGCGGTAGAGGGGCTGGAGATCGCCTTCGACGGGCTTGAGCACTGGGTCGTGCCGCTGGCGCTGATCGTGCTGGTGGCGCTGTTTCTGATCCAGAAACACGGTACCGATCGCATCGGCAAGCTGTTCGGGCCGGTGATGGTCCTGTGGTTCGTGACCCTGGGCGGGCTGGGGGTCTACGGCATCGCCCAGCATCCGGAAGTGCTGCAGGCGCTGAACCCGGTCTGGGGCGTGCGGTTCTTCATCGTGCATCCGGGCATGGGCGTGGCCATCCTGGGCGCCGTGGTACTGGCGTTGACCGGCGCCGAAGCGCTGTACGCCGACATGGGCCACTTCGGCCGCAAGCCGATCGCCCGCGCCTGGTTCGCCCTGGTGCTGCCGGCGCTGGTGCTCAACTATTTCGGCCAGGGCGCCTTGCTCCTGGAAAACCCGGAAGCGGCGCGTAACCCCTTCTATCTGCTGGCACCGAGCTGGGCCCTGATCCCGCTGGTAGTGCTGGCCACACTGGCTACCGTGATCGCCTCCCAGGCGGTGATCTCCGGCGCGTTCTCCCTGACCCGCCAGGCGATCCAGCTGGGTTATATCCCGCGCATGTACATCCAGCACACCTCCAGCGCGGAGCAGGGACAGATCTACATTGGCGCGGTGAACTGGGCGCTGATGGTCGGTGTGATCCTCCTGGTGCTGGGCTTCGAGTCCTCGGGCGCACTGGCTTCGGCCTACGGCGTGGCGGTGACCGGGACCATGCTGATCACCAGCATCCTGGTGTCGGCGGTGATGTTGTTGCTGTGGAAGTGGTCGCCGGTGCTGACGGTGCCGATCCTGGTGGGCTTCCTGCTGGTGGACGGGCTGTTCTTCGCCGCCAACGTGCCGAAAATCTTCCAGGGCGGTGCTTTCCCGGTATTGGCGGGGATTGTGCTGTTCGCCCTGATGACCACCTGGAAGCGCGGCAAGGAACTGTTGATGGAGCGCCTTGGCGAGGGCGCGTTGCCGCTGCCGATCTTTATCAACAGCATCCGTGTGCAACCGCCGCATCGGGTCCAGGGTACCGCGGTGTTCCTGACCGCGCGTTCCGACGCCGTACCCCATGCGCTGTTGCACAATCTGCTGCATAACCAGGTGCTGCACGAGCAAGTGGTGTTGCTGACCGTGGTCTATGAAGATATCCCACGGGTGCCGACGCAACGGCGTTTCGAGGTGGACTCTTATGGCGAAGGCTTCTTCCGGGTGATCCTGCACTTCGGTTTCACCGACGAGCCGGACGTGCCTGAAGCGCTGAAGCTGTGCCATCTGGACGAGCTGGACTTCAGCCCGATGCGCACCACCTACTTCCTCAGCCGCGAGACGGTCATCACCTCCAAGATCGTCGGCATGGCGCGTTGGCGCGAGACGCTGTTCGCCTTCATGCTCAAGAACGCCAACGGCAACTTGCGCTTCTTCAAGCTGCCGGTGAACCGGGTGATCGAGCTGGGTACCCAGATCGAGATGTAG
- a CDS encoding GNAT family N-acetyltransferase: MRHHSVIHTPKHSDYPELTRVWEASVRATHDFLPDSYIELLRNLVLNRYLDAVMLICTRDQRQHITGFAGVAAGKIEMLFIDPDHRGQGLGKQLLRYAIEHLNADELDVNEQNPQALGFYFKQGFEIIGRSEHDGMGQPYPLLHMRLKQPQQQAVRG; encoded by the coding sequence ATGCGCCATCATTCGGTCATCCATACCCCGAAACACAGTGACTACCCGGAACTGACCCGGGTCTGGGAAGCCTCGGTACGCGCCACCCACGACTTCCTGCCGGACAGCTACATCGAACTGCTGAGAAACCTGGTGCTGAACCGCTATCTGGATGCGGTGATGCTGATCTGCACCCGGGATCAGCGCCAGCACATCACCGGCTTCGCCGGGGTCGCCGCCGGCAAGATCGAAATGCTCTTCATCGACCCCGACCATCGCGGCCAGGGCCTGGGCAAGCAATTGCTCAGGTACGCCATCGAACACCTGAACGCCGACGAACTGGACGTCAACGAGCAGAACCCGCAAGCCCTGGGCTTCTACTTCAAGCAGGGCTTCGAGATCATCGGCCGCTCCGAGCACGACGGCATGGGCCAGCCCTACCCGCTGCTGCACATGCGTTTGAAACAGCCCCAGCAGCAGGCAGTGCGCGGCTAA
- the rimO gene encoding 30S ribosomal protein S12 methylthiotransferase RimO → MSTPTAPANPKVGFVSLGCPKALVDSERILTQLRMEGYDVVSTYQDADVVVVNTCGFIDSAKAESLEVIGEAIKENGKVIVTGCMGVEEGNIRDVHPSVLAVTGPQQYEQVVSAVHEVVPPKQDHNPLIDLVPPQGIKLTPRHYAYLKISEGCNHSCSFCIIPSMRGKLVSRPVGDVLDEAQRLVKSGVKELLVISQDTSAYGVDVKYRTGFWNGAPVKTRMTELCEALSTLGVWVRLHYVYPYPHVDELIPLMAAGKILPYLDIPFQHASPKVLKAMKRPAFEDKTLARIKNWRQICPELIIRSTFIVGFPGETEEDFQYLLDWLTEAQLDRVGCFQYSPVEGAPANDLDLEVVPDEVKQDRWERFMAHQQAISSARLQQRIGKEIEVLIDEVDEQGAVGRCFFDAPEIDGNVFIDGAGDLKPGDKVWCRVTDADEYDLWAEVL, encoded by the coding sequence ATGTCCACCCCTACCGCGCCAGCCAACCCCAAGGTCGGCTTCGTTTCCCTGGGTTGCCCGAAAGCGCTGGTCGATTCCGAGCGCATCCTCACGCAACTGCGTATGGAAGGTTATGACGTGGTGTCCACCTACCAGGACGCCGACGTCGTGGTGGTCAACACCTGCGGCTTCATCGACTCGGCCAAGGCCGAATCCCTGGAAGTGATCGGTGAAGCCATCAAGGAAAACGGCAAGGTCATCGTCACCGGCTGCATGGGCGTGGAAGAAGGCAATATCCGCGACGTGCACCCGAGCGTACTGGCCGTGACCGGTCCGCAGCAGTACGAGCAAGTGGTCAGTGCGGTGCACGAAGTGGTGCCGCCGAAACAGGACCACAACCCGCTGATCGACCTGGTACCGCCACAAGGTATCAAGCTGACCCCGCGCCACTACGCGTACCTGAAGATTTCCGAAGGCTGCAACCACAGCTGCAGCTTCTGCATCATCCCGTCGATGCGCGGCAAGCTGGTCAGCCGCCCGGTCGGCGATGTACTGGACGAGGCCCAGCGCCTGGTGAAGTCCGGGGTCAAGGAACTGCTGGTGATCTCCCAGGACACCAGCGCCTACGGCGTCGACGTCAAGTACCGCACCGGTTTCTGGAACGGCGCGCCGGTGAAAACCCGCATGACCGAGCTGTGCGAAGCCCTCAGCACCCTGGGCGTCTGGGTCCGCCTGCACTACGTCTACCCGTACCCGCACGTCGACGAGCTGATCCCGCTGATGGCCGCCGGCAAGATCCTGCCGTACCTGGACATCCCGTTCCAGCACGCCAGCCCGAAAGTGCTCAAGGCCATGAAGCGCCCGGCCTTCGAAGACAAGACCCTGGCCCGGATCAAGAACTGGCGCCAGATCTGCCCCGAGCTGATCATCCGTTCGACCTTCATCGTCGGCTTCCCCGGCGAAACCGAAGAAGACTTCCAGTACCTGCTCGACTGGCTGACCGAAGCCCAGCTCGACCGCGTCGGCTGCTTCCAGTACTCGCCGGTGGAAGGCGCGCCGGCCAACGACCTGGACCTGGAAGTGGTCCCGGACGAGGTCAAGCAGGACCGTTGGGAGCGCTTCATGGCGCACCAGCAGGCAATCAGCTCGGCGCGCCTGCAACAGCGCATCGGCAAGGAAATCGAAGTGCTGATCGATGAAGTCGACGAACAGGGCGCCGTGGGCCGCTGCTTCTTCGACGCCCCGGAAATCGACGGTAACGTGTTCATCGACGGTGCCGGCGACCTCAAACCAGGCGACAAGGTCTGGTGCCGGGTCACCGACGCCGACGAATACGACCTGTGGGCCGAAGTCCTGTAA
- a CDS encoding rRNA pseudouridine synthase, which translates to MTDPIRLSKRLIELVGCSRREAELFIEGGWVTVDGEVIDEPQFKVDTQKVELDPQAKATAPEPVTLLLNVPAGQDVDSAMQSLSAASLSEEHRFGKRPLKGHFLRLTASADLQANASGLLVFTQDWKILRKLTADAAKIEQEYVVEVEGEMVAHGLNRLNHGLTYKGRELPPVKASWQNENRLRFAMKNPQPGVIAQLCEAVGLKVVAIRRIRIGGVSIGKVPVGQWRYLSAKEKF; encoded by the coding sequence ATGACTGACCCGATTCGTCTCTCCAAACGCCTCATCGAACTCGTCGGCTGCTCCCGCCGGGAGGCTGAGCTGTTCATCGAGGGCGGCTGGGTCACCGTGGATGGCGAGGTCATCGACGAGCCGCAGTTCAAGGTCGACACCCAGAAAGTCGAGCTCGACCCGCAGGCCAAGGCCACCGCGCCAGAGCCGGTGACCCTGCTGCTGAACGTGCCGGCCGGCCAGGATGTCGACAGCGCCATGCAGTCGCTGAGCGCCGCCAGCCTGTCCGAGGAACACCGCTTCGGCAAACGGCCACTCAAGGGCCACTTCCTGCGCCTGACCGCCAGCGCCGACCTGCAAGCCAACGCCAGCGGCCTGCTGGTGTTCACCCAGGACTGGAAGATCCTGCGCAAGCTGACCGCCGACGCGGCCAAGATCGAGCAGGAATACGTGGTCGAGGTAGAAGGCGAGATGGTCGCCCACGGCCTCAACCGCCTGAACCACGGCCTGACTTACAAGGGACGGGAACTGCCGCCGGTCAAGGCCAGCTGGCAGAACGAAAACCGCCTGCGCTTCGCCATGAAGAACCCGCAACCGGGCGTGATCGCCCAGCTCTGCGAAGCGGTAGGCCTGAAGGTCGTCGCCATTCGCCGCATCCGTATCGGTGGGGTTTCCATCGGCAAGGTGCCGGTCGGGCAATGGCGCTACCTGTCCGCCAAAGAGAAATTCTAG
- a CDS encoding virulence factor family protein → MIQRSWRYVLATLVVFALIAGGGYWYWNRPAPQPTLEHLAQTDGSTLTRVTPATQAKARVAVAVLADEALTDTQLLALSRGGAAQIVQVILPKDDCKLQEQALQTALGQLKGPATLVSGIGPGAALAWRWIATQNDDKAQAVSVGFTINPAPGCTDPLPKTLAHGHWLVAWNDNPDDESAGFVRDTPNASTSISDYDIHLPQVLNNELRKLLVGSDNGGLNIPVVEVPAGQAKDTVTLFLSGDGGWRDLDRDVAGEMAKIGYPVVGIDTLRYYWQHKTPEQSATDLAELMQHYRQKWGTKRFVLTGYSFGADVLPAIYNRLPEAEQQRVDAIILLAFARTGSFEIEVEGWLGNAGKEAATGPEMAKLPAAKVVCIYGEEEVDESGCTDKTAVGEAMKLPGGHHFDENYPALAQRLVNVIEKRQGKDKVAEE, encoded by the coding sequence ATGATTCAACGCTCCTGGCGGTATGTATTAGCCACTCTGGTGGTGTTTGCCCTGATAGCGGGAGGCGGCTACTGGTACTGGAATCGTCCAGCGCCCCAACCGACCCTGGAACACCTGGCCCAGACCGATGGCTCGACCCTGACCCGTGTCACCCCGGCCACCCAGGCCAAGGCCCGGGTCGCCGTGGCCGTCCTCGCCGACGAAGCCCTGACCGATACCCAGCTCCTGGCCCTGAGCCGCGGCGGCGCGGCGCAGATCGTCCAGGTGATCCTGCCCAAGGACGACTGCAAGCTGCAGGAACAAGCCCTGCAAACCGCCCTTGGCCAACTCAAGGGCCCGGCGACCCTGGTCAGCGGCATCGGCCCTGGCGCCGCCCTGGCCTGGCGCTGGATCGCCACCCAGAACGACGACAAGGCCCAGGCCGTGTCGGTGGGCTTTACCATCAACCCGGCTCCAGGCTGCACCGATCCATTGCCCAAGACCCTGGCCCACGGCCATTGGCTGGTGGCCTGGAATGACAACCCGGATGACGAAAGCGCCGGTTTCGTGCGTGACACTCCCAATGCCAGCACCAGCATCAGCGACTACGACATTCACCTGCCCCAGGTGCTGAACAACGAGCTGCGCAAGCTGCTGGTGGGTTCGGACAACGGCGGCCTGAACATCCCGGTGGTCGAAGTGCCGGCCGGCCAGGCCAAGGACACCGTGACCCTGTTCCTCTCCGGTGACGGCGGCTGGCGCGACCTGGACCGCGACGTGGCCGGCGAGATGGCCAAGATCGGCTACCCGGTGGTCGGCATCGACACCCTGCGCTACTACTGGCAGCACAAGACCCCGGAACAGAGCGCCACCGACCTGGCCGAACTGATGCAGCACTACCGGCAGAAATGGGGTACCAAGCGCTTCGTGCTGACCGGCTACTCGTTCGGCGCCGATGTCTTGCCAGCTATCTACAACCGCCTGCCGGAAGCCGAGCAGCAGCGGGTCGACGCAATTATCCTGCTAGCCTTCGCCCGCACCGGCAGCTTCGAGATCGAAGTCGAAGGCTGGCTGGGCAACGCCGGCAAGGAAGCCGCCACTGGCCCGGAAATGGCCAAGCTGCCAGCGGCCAAGGTGGTGTGCATCTACGGTGAGGAAGAAGTCGACGAAAGCGGTTGCACCGACAAGACCGCCGTCGGCGAAGCCATGAAGCTGCCGGGCGGCCACCACTTCGACGAGAACTACCCGGCCCTGGCCCAGCGCCTGGTCAACGTCATCGAGAAGCGCCAGGGCAAGGACAAGGTCGCCGAAGAATGA
- a CDS encoding DUF1456 family protein, which produces MIHNDVLRSVRYMLDISDKKVVEIIKLTGFEVSLDDIVGYLKKDEEEGFVHCPDEVMAHFLDGLVIFKRGKDESRPPLPIELPVTNNIILKKLRVAFELKEDDMHAILKAADFPVSKPELSALFRKFGHTNYRPCGDQLLRNFLKGLTLRIRG; this is translated from the coding sequence ATGATTCATAACGATGTACTGCGCAGCGTGCGCTACATGCTCGACATCAGCGACAAGAAGGTCGTCGAGATCATCAAGCTCACCGGCTTTGAAGTGAGCCTGGACGACATCGTCGGCTACCTGAAAAAGGACGAGGAAGAAGGTTTCGTGCATTGCCCGGACGAGGTCATGGCGCACTTCCTCGACGGCCTGGTGATCTTCAAGCGTGGCAAGGACGAAAGCCGTCCGCCGCTGCCGATCGAACTGCCGGTGACCAACAACATCATCCTGAAGAAGCTGCGGGTCGCCTTCGAGCTGAAGGAAGACGACATGCACGCCATCCTCAAGGCCGCCGACTTCCCGGTGTCCAAGCCCGAGCTGAGCGCGCTGTTCCGCAAGTTCGGCCACACCAACTACCGCCCCTGCGGCGACCAGTTGCTGCGCAACTTCCTCAAGGGCCTGACCCTGCGCATTCGCGGCTGA
- the mprF gene encoding bifunctional lysylphosphatidylglycerol flippase/synthetase MprF, with protein sequence MRANSSDSQDTDTVAANPPVAATRLRWLELLSKYRQPIGMVVTLLLFGIALIACRHLLSELDLYALHDSILDVPKPALLGALAATVVGFVILLGYEWSASRYAGVNLPPRTLALGGFTAFAIGNAIGLSLLSGGSVRYRLYARHGVGAGDVAHMTLFASLSLGCALPPLAALATLSNLPAASAALRLSEGLLASIAGAVLLLCAILVIGIYRRRLPEQPLPDNLLVKAGRRTLRLPGRRLTLLQLLITALDVAAAATVLYLLLPEAPPFGAFLLVYLLALAAGVLSHVPGGVGVFEAILLAAFADKLGAAPLAAALLLYRLIYVILPMLVACVLLLINEAQRLFQTRQSLRVASGLAAPILAVLVFLSGVVLLFSGVTPEIDTRLQHIGFLIPHRLVDASHFGASLIGVLCLLLAQGLRRRLSAAWILTTILLLAGAVLSLLKGFDWEEASLMTLTASLLAVFRRSFYRPSRLTELPFSPLYLVASVCVLGASIWLLLFAYQDVPYSHQLWWQFTLDADAPRGLRSLLGAAVLLVVVSLTWLLRTARPVIHLPNGEELDRAAKILMASSQPDGGLSLTGDKALLFHPNDDAFLMYARRGRSLVALYDPIGPTQQRAEMIWQFRDLCDVHHARPVFYQVRAENLPYYMDIGLTAIKLGEEARVDLNRFDLEAKGKEMKDLRYTWNRGTRDGLALEIHEAGHAPMDELKVISDAWLTGKNVREKGFSLGRFSEDYLKHFRIAIIRFEGRPVAFANLLETYSHDLASLDLMRAHPEAPKLTMEFMMVGLIQHYKNHGYARFSLGMVPLSGLQPRRGAPLTQRLGSMVFRRGEQLYNFQGLRRFKDKFQPDWEPRYMAVPAGLDPLVALADTAALIAGGLTGLVKR encoded by the coding sequence ATGCGCGCCAACTCGTCTGATTCACAAGACACCGATACCGTTGCAGCGAACCCACCGGTTGCGGCCACCCGCTTGCGCTGGCTGGAGCTGTTGAGCAAATACCGCCAGCCCATCGGCATGGTCGTGACCCTGCTGCTGTTCGGCATCGCCCTGATTGCCTGTCGTCACCTGCTCAGCGAGCTGGATCTGTATGCCCTGCATGACTCGATCCTCGACGTGCCCAAACCGGCCCTGCTCGGTGCCCTGGCCGCAACCGTGGTCGGCTTCGTCATCCTGCTCGGCTACGAATGGTCCGCCAGCCGCTACGCCGGGGTGAACCTGCCGCCACGTACCCTGGCCCTGGGTGGCTTCACCGCTTTTGCCATCGGCAACGCCATCGGCCTGTCGCTGCTCTCCGGCGGCTCGGTGCGTTACCGACTGTATGCCCGGCATGGTGTGGGCGCCGGCGACGTCGCCCATATGACGCTGTTCGCCAGCCTGTCCCTGGGCTGCGCCCTGCCACCGCTTGCCGCCCTGGCGACCCTGAGCAACCTGCCCGCCGCCTCCGCCGCCCTGCGCCTGTCCGAAGGTCTGCTGGCCAGCATTGCCGGCGCCGTACTGCTGCTCTGCGCGATCCTGGTCATCGGTATCTACCGGCGCCGCCTGCCCGAACAGCCATTGCCGGACAATCTGCTGGTCAAGGCCGGGCGCCGCACCCTGCGCCTGCCGGGACGCCGCCTGACGCTCCTGCAACTGCTGATCACCGCACTCGACGTCGCAGCAGCAGCCACAGTGCTCTATCTGCTGCTGCCCGAAGCGCCGCCTTTCGGCGCTTTCCTGCTGGTCTACCTGCTGGCCCTGGCGGCCGGCGTGCTCAGCCATGTACCCGGTGGAGTCGGGGTGTTCGAAGCCATTCTGCTGGCCGCCTTCGCCGACAAACTCGGCGCGGCGCCACTGGCCGCCGCCCTGCTGCTGTACCGGTTGATCTACGTGATCCTGCCGATGCTGGTGGCCTGCGTCCTGCTGCTGATCAATGAAGCCCAGCGCCTGTTCCAGACCCGTCAATCGCTGCGGGTGGCCTCGGGCCTGGCGGCACCGATCCTCGCGGTGCTGGTGTTCCTGTCTGGCGTGGTGCTGCTGTTTTCCGGCGTGACCCCGGAGATCGACACCCGCCTGCAACACATCGGTTTTCTGATCCCGCACCGCCTGGTGGATGCCTCGCACTTCGGCGCCAGCCTGATCGGGGTGCTGTGCCTGCTGCTGGCCCAGGGCCTGCGCCGGCGCCTATCCGCGGCCTGGATACTCACCACCATCCTGCTGCTGGCCGGCGCCGTGCTCTCGCTGCTCAAGGGCTTCGACTGGGAAGAAGCCAGCCTGATGACCCTGACCGCCAGCCTGCTGGCGGTCTTCCGGCGCTCCTTCTACCGACCGAGCCGCCTCACCGAACTGCCGTTCTCGCCGCTGTACCTGGTGGCCAGCGTCTGCGTGCTGGGCGCCTCGATCTGGCTGCTGCTGTTCGCCTATCAGGACGTGCCTTACAGCCATCAGCTGTGGTGGCAGTTCACCCTCGACGCCGACGCCCCTCGGGGCCTGCGCTCGCTGCTGGGGGCCGCGGTACTGCTGGTGGTGGTGTCCCTGACCTGGCTGCTGCGCACCGCGCGCCCGGTGATTCACCTGCCCAATGGCGAGGAGCTGGACCGCGCGGCGAAGATCCTCATGGCCTCTTCCCAGCCCGACGGCGGCCTGTCCCTGACCGGCGACAAGGCCCTGCTGTTCCACCCCAACGACGACGCCTTCCTCATGTATGCGCGGCGCGGCCGCAGCCTGGTGGCGCTGTACGACCCGATCGGGCCGACCCAGCAACGGGCCGAGATGATCTGGCAGTTCCGCGACCTGTGCGACGTCCACCATGCGCGTCCGGTGTTCTATCAGGTGCGCGCGGAAAACCTGCCGTACTACATGGACATCGGCCTGACTGCGATCAAGCTCGGCGAAGAAGCCCGGGTTGACCTGAATCGCTTTGACCTCGAAGCCAAGGGCAAGGAGATGAAGGACCTGCGCTACACCTGGAACCGCGGCACCCGGGACGGCCTTGCCCTGGAAATCCATGAAGCCGGGCACGCGCCGATGGACGAGCTGAAAGTCATTTCCGACGCCTGGCTGACCGGCAAGAATGTCCGCGAGAAAGGTTTCTCCCTGGGACGTTTCAGCGAGGACTACCTCAAGCATTTCCGTATCGCGATCATCCGTTTTGAAGGACGTCCGGTGGCCTTCGCCAACCTGCTCGAGACCTACAGCCATGACCTGGCCAGCCTCGACCTGATGCGCGCCCACCCGGAGGCTCCCAAGCTGACCATGGAATTCATGATGGTCGGCCTGATCCAGCATTATAAAAACCATGGGTATGCCCGCTTCAGCCTGGGGATGGTGCCGTTGTCGGGCCTGCAACCCCGGCGTGGCGCGCCACTGACCCAGCGCCTTGGATCGATGGTTTTCCGTCGGGGTGAGCAGCTGTACAACTTCCAAGGGTTGCGCCGTTTCAAAGACAAATTCCAGCCTGACTGGGAACCTCGTTACATGGCCGTGCCCGCCGGACTGGATCCGCTGGTGGCACTGGCCGATACCGCCGCCCTGATTGCGGGCGGCCTGACTGGATTGGTGAAACGCTGA